A portion of the uncultured Draconibacterium sp. genome contains these proteins:
- a CDS encoding GNAT family N-acetyltransferase — translation MNKKLIQVDLQNPLHCAQVVHLLNDYMEDEMGISEPMPDGLGPKIIEGLKRHTAYMGFFVCIGDNFAGLANCNLNFSTWIASPLINIHDLIVSPDFRQQGVGLFLLKGIENYAIENGYCRINLEVRHDNFKAQNLYRKAGFKECEPNNFFWENKLK, via the coding sequence ATGAATAAAAAACTCATTCAGGTTGATCTGCAAAATCCTCTTCATTGCGCGCAGGTGGTACATCTGCTAAACGACTATATGGAAGATGAAATGGGGATCAGCGAACCGATGCCCGATGGACTTGGCCCTAAAATTATTGAGGGACTAAAACGGCATACGGCGTACATGGGTTTTTTTGTTTGTATCGGAGATAACTTTGCGGGGCTTGCCAATTGCAACCTCAATTTTTCTACATGGATAGCCAGTCCGCTTATTAATATTCACGACCTGATCGTTTCTCCCGATTTCCGTCAGCAGGGAGTTGGCCTGTTTCTGTTAAAAGGCATCGAGAATTATGCTATCGAAAATGGTTACTGCAGGATAAATCTCGAAGTTCGTCACGATAATTTTAAAGCACAGAACCTGTATCGCAAAGCCGGATTTAAGGAATGCGAACCCAATAATTTCTTCTGGGAAAACAAGTTGAAGTAG
- a CDS encoding RNA polymerase sigma factor has protein sequence MNTKEIQFKQLFEENKDRVFRICCSYVRNSHNRDDLFQEIFSNIWKNLGSFRNESHVNTWIYRISINTAINYCRLQSKNDKRCQEIKQDILSDDDINLARKTILEKELKTMFEAINQLPVTEKSIISLVLEGLDHTRIAEIVGISEGNVRVKFHRIKKKLKQMMEEQKNEL, from the coding sequence ATGAATACGAAAGAAATTCAGTTTAAACAGCTTTTCGAGGAGAACAAAGACCGTGTTTTCCGCATCTGCTGCTCTTATGTGCGAAACAGCCACAACCGCGATGATTTGTTCCAGGAAATTTTTAGCAACATTTGGAAAAACCTCGGATCGTTTAGAAATGAAAGCCACGTAAACACCTGGATTTACCGCATATCGATAAACACTGCCATTAATTATTGTCGCCTGCAAAGCAAGAATGACAAACGTTGCCAGGAAATAAAACAGGATATTCTTTCGGACGATGATATAAATCTGGCCAGAAAAACAATACTGGAAAAAGAACTAAAAACCATGTTCGAAGCAATTAACCAACTTCCTGTTACCGAAAAATCAATTATTAGTTTGGTTTTAGAAGGGCTCGACCACACACGAATTGCAGAAATTGTGGGAATATCGGAAGGCAATGTACGTGTAAAATTTCATCGTATTAAAAAGAAATTAAAACAAATGATGGAGGAACAGAAAAATGAACTTTGA
- a CDS encoding UDP-2,3-diacylglucosamine diphosphatase: MTQKKKIYFVSDVHLGAPALNNNREREILFASWLDSISSDVAELYLMGDIFDFWYEYKKVVPRGFTRILGRLADLTDQGISVHFFTGNHDMWVYDYLAEETGITVYHDYIIREIYGKKFFLAHGDGLDASDKGYIFLKKIFTNNTMRWLFSRLHPNLAFTIAHKWSASSRLSNADYEKDFMANRDGMYKFAADFLATNPIDYFIMGHRHQLVNEKMNEKTRFVLLGDWIKSFSYGVFDGEKFELKTYKDRVKA; encoded by the coding sequence TTGACACAAAAAAAGAAAATATATTTTGTCTCAGATGTACACCTTGGAGCACCGGCACTGAACAACAACCGGGAGCGCGAGATACTTTTTGCATCGTGGCTCGATTCTATCAGCTCTGATGTTGCCGAGCTATACTTAATGGGCGATATTTTTGATTTTTGGTATGAGTATAAAAAGGTTGTTCCGCGTGGTTTTACACGCATATTAGGCCGACTGGCCGATCTTACCGACCAGGGAATTTCTGTTCATTTTTTTACCGGAAACCACGATATGTGGGTTTATGATTATCTGGCCGAAGAAACAGGTATAACCGTATATCACGATTATATTATTCGGGAAATTTACGGGAAGAAATTTTTTCTGGCACATGGCGATGGTCTCGATGCTTCGGATAAAGGCTACATTTTTCTGAAAAAGATATTTACGAATAATACAATGCGGTGGCTTTTTTCAAGATTACATCCTAATTTAGCTTTTACAATTGCGCATAAATGGTCTGCGTCCAGTAGGTTATCAAATGCGGATTATGAGAAAGATTTTATGGCAAATAGGGATGGAATGTATAAATTTGCCGCGGATTTTTTAGCAACAAATCCAATTGATTATTTTATAATGGGCCATCGACATCAGTTGGTGAATGAAAAGATGAATGAAAAAACCCGATTTGTGCTGCTTGGCGATTGGATAAAATCATTCTCGTATGGTGTTTTTGATGGTGAAAAATTTGAATTAAAGACATATAAAGACAGAGTGAAAGCTTAA
- a CDS encoding polyprenol monophosphomannose synthase → MSKNLVIIPTYNEKENVEKMIRKVFSLEKPFHLLIVEDNSPDGTAEIVKRMMEEFPGKLHILERKGKLGLGTAYIAGFKWALERDYEAVCEMDCDFSHNPDDLLRLFAAIENGADVAVGSRYITGINVVNWPLGRVLMSYFASMYVRIVTGMDVRDTTAGFVCWKRNVLETIDLDNIKLIGYGFQIEMKFTAHKFKFNIQEVSIVFTDRQEGTSKMSGGIFNEALWGVLKMKLRSFTRKYERNV, encoded by the coding sequence GTGTCAAAGAATTTAGTAATCATACCGACTTATAACGAAAAGGAAAATGTTGAGAAAATGATCCGCAAGGTATTTTCTTTGGAAAAGCCTTTTCATTTGCTTATTGTAGAAGATAATTCGCCCGACGGAACTGCCGAAATTGTGAAACGAATGATGGAAGAGTTTCCGGGCAAACTACATATCCTGGAAAGAAAAGGGAAACTGGGCCTGGGCACTGCATACATTGCAGGATTTAAGTGGGCACTGGAAAGAGATTACGAAGCAGTTTGCGAAATGGACTGCGATTTTTCGCATAACCCCGATGATCTGCTAAGGCTTTTTGCTGCCATTGAAAATGGTGCTGATGTGGCTGTTGGATCACGTTATATTACCGGAATTAATGTGGTAAACTGGCCGCTTGGCCGTGTGTTGATGTCGTATTTTGCATCGATGTATGTGCGCATTGTTACCGGAATGGATGTGCGCGACACCACGGCGGGTTTTGTTTGCTGGAAACGAAATGTGCTGGAAACTATCGACCTTGATAATATAAAACTAATTGGTTACGGATTTCAGATTGAAATGAAATTTACTGCCCACAAGTTTAAATTTAATATCCAGGAAGTTTCGATTGTGTTTACCGACCGTCAGGAAGGAACATCGAAAATGAGCGGCGGTATTTTTAACGAAGCACTTTGGGGCGTACTAAAAATGAAGTTACGCAGCTTCACTCGAAAATATGAAAGGAACGTATAA
- a CDS encoding ketoacyl-ACP synthase III: protein MAKQTYTRIIGTGSALPTQIIKNTHFLNNEFYTPSKKKIEDKSNEEIIQKLKEITNIEERRYMESNLVTSDIAAIAVQDACKTAEVSMESLDFIIICHNFGDILDGNVRTDVLPSLANKVKMKLKIKNPACFCHDVISGCPGWTQGMITADAYIKSGLAKRGVVVGADALSRISDPHDRDSMIYADGAGATVVEAVESEEPIGILSHSSRSDSVKYANLLILGESSNPDFESDELFIKMDGRKLYVYAITTVPGVVKDSIEKAGLDLADIKKIFIHQANEKMDEAILAGVLKLYGQKDVPEGIMPMSINKLGNSSTATVPTLVDLVVKGKMEGHEVNEGDYTIFCSVGAGMNINSIVYKW from the coding sequence ATGGCAAAGCAAACTTATACAAGAATTATTGGTACCGGAAGCGCGCTTCCAACTCAAATAATCAAGAATACACACTTTTTGAATAATGAGTTTTATACTCCGTCGAAAAAGAAGATTGAGGATAAGAGCAACGAAGAGATTATTCAGAAATTAAAAGAGATTACCAATATTGAAGAGCGACGCTACATGGAAAGCAATTTGGTAACATCGGATATTGCCGCGATAGCAGTACAAGACGCCTGCAAAACCGCAGAAGTTTCTATGGAGAGTCTGGATTTTATTATTATCTGTCATAATTTTGGCGATATCCTCGATGGTAATGTAAGAACCGATGTGTTGCCAAGTTTGGCCAACAAGGTTAAAATGAAGCTGAAGATTAAAAATCCGGCTTGTTTTTGCCATGATGTTATTTCGGGTTGCCCGGGATGGACACAAGGAATGATTACTGCAGATGCCTACATTAAAAGTGGTTTGGCAAAACGTGGCGTTGTAGTTGGAGCCGATGCTTTATCGCGTATTTCAGATCCGCACGATCGTGATTCGATGATTTATGCCGATGGTGCAGGAGCAACCGTTGTTGAAGCTGTAGAAAGCGAAGAGCCTATTGGAATCTTGTCGCATTCAAGTCGCTCTGATTCGGTTAAATATGCCAACCTGCTTATTTTGGGAGAATCAAGCAATCCCGATTTCGAAAGCGATGAGCTGTTTATTAAAATGGATGGTCGTAAATTATATGTTTACGCCATTACAACAGTTCCGGGAGTTGTGAAAGACAGCATTGAAAAAGCTGGTCTTGATTTGGCAGATATCAAGAAGATATTTATCCATCAAGCCAACGAAAAAATGGATGAGGCAATTCTTGCCGGCGTGTTAAAGTTATATGGCCAAAAAGATGTGCCCGAAGGAATTATGCCAATGAGCATTAATAAGCTTGGTAATTCTTCAACTGCAACAGTTCCAACGCTGGTTGATTTGGTTGTAAAAGGAAAAATGGAAGGTCACGAAGTGAATGAAGGTGATTACACTATATTCTGTTCGGTGGGTGCCGGAATGAACATCAACTCCATTGTTTATAAGTGGTAA
- the rmuC gene encoding DNA recombination protein RmuC, with protein sequence MEIIYLVAGVVVGGIVAFLFLKLKAQSGQADAGKLLFEKESEFLAQKAEIEKQGLIWQERYNALKTEADEWKAELQAYREENKALNVRLENAKVQFKNQEEKLGEQKKELEEIQKKLTTEFENVANKILEKNSEKFTAANQKNIGEVLNPLKEKIQLFEKKVDDTYKQGLKDQTDLKAELKKLYDLNNKISEEANNLTKALKGDVKKQGNWGEVVLERILERSGLNEGEQGYQKQFSDTTEDNKRIQPDIVINLPDNKHIIVDSKVSMIAYERAVNTENEEERVRFVKEHLLSLRTHIKGLSEKHYQTASKLNSPDFVLLFIPIEASFSVAIQEDQELFSYAWDQKVVIVSPSTLLATLRTISSIWQQENQTRNAIEIARQGGALYDKFVGFIADMETIGKNLDTTRKTYDSAVNKLHTGSGNLVRRVENIKKLGAKASKELPGKYIEEE encoded by the coding sequence ATGGAAATTATTTATCTGGTTGCAGGAGTGGTAGTTGGCGGAATTGTAGCATTCCTTTTTCTGAAATTGAAGGCGCAAAGTGGGCAGGCCGATGCCGGGAAACTGCTTTTTGAAAAAGAAAGTGAGTTTTTAGCACAAAAAGCGGAAATTGAAAAACAGGGACTGATTTGGCAGGAACGCTACAATGCATTAAAAACCGAAGCCGACGAGTGGAAAGCCGAGTTGCAGGCATACAGAGAAGAAAATAAAGCCTTGAATGTGCGGCTTGAAAATGCCAAAGTACAGTTTAAAAACCAGGAGGAAAAGTTAGGCGAGCAGAAAAAAGAACTGGAAGAAATACAAAAGAAACTTACGACTGAGTTTGAAAATGTAGCCAATAAAATTCTGGAGAAAAACAGCGAGAAATTTACAGCTGCCAATCAGAAAAATATTGGCGAAGTTTTAAATCCGTTGAAAGAAAAGATTCAGCTTTTCGAGAAAAAGGTGGATGATACTTACAAGCAAGGATTAAAAGACCAAACTGACCTGAAAGCTGAGCTGAAAAAGTTGTACGACCTGAATAACAAAATTAGCGAAGAAGCAAATAACCTGACAAAAGCGCTAAAAGGCGATGTGAAAAAACAAGGAAACTGGGGCGAAGTTGTTTTGGAACGAATTCTTGAGCGATCGGGATTGAACGAAGGAGAACAAGGTTATCAAAAACAGTTCAGCGATACTACTGAGGATAATAAGCGTATCCAGCCGGATATCGTAATCAATCTGCCGGATAACAAACATATTATTGTCGACTCTAAAGTGTCGATGATTGCCTACGAACGTGCAGTAAATACAGAGAATGAAGAGGAGAGGGTGAGGTTTGTAAAAGAGCATCTTTTGAGCTTGAGAACTCATATAAAAGGATTGAGCGAGAAACATTATCAAACAGCAAGCAAATTAAATTCGCCCGATTTTGTTCTGTTGTTTATTCCAATCGAGGCTTCATTTAGTGTGGCTATTCAGGAGGATCAGGAATTGTTTTCGTATGCATGGGATCAGAAAGTGGTGATTGTTAGTCCGTCAACCTTGCTGGCAACTTTGCGTACCATTTCATCCATCTGGCAACAGGAAAACCAAACCCGAAATGCCATTGAAATTGCTCGTCAGGGCGGCGCTCTTTACGATAAATTTGTTGGTTTTATTGCCGATATGGAAACCATAGGGAAGAATCTGGATACTACACGTAAAACTTACGATTCGGCTGTAAATAAATTGCATACAGGTTCGGGTAATTTAGTACGTCGAGTAGAAAATATTAAAAAGTTGGGAGCAAAAGCATCGAAAGAGTTACCCGGAAAATATATTGAAGAAGAGTAA
- a CDS encoding T9SS type A sorting domain-containing protein produces the protein MKKLLLFLIIIVKGTFLPTLNAQEIVSTAGTVYETNGIQLSWTLGETVIETAESGSLVLTQGFHQSKLVITALDDITIADFEVKIYPNPTSDFVVVHFDEYNLNAHIQLFDLAGKKLKESVTNNTETQINMTEYPGGTYLLKLFDDNFHPVQTFKIIKR, from the coding sequence ATGAAGAAATTATTACTGTTTTTAATAATCATTGTAAAGGGTACTTTTTTGCCGACTCTAAATGCGCAAGAAATTGTATCGACTGCCGGAACTGTTTACGAAACCAACGGTATACAGCTAAGCTGGACTTTAGGAGAAACAGTTATCGAAACGGCAGAGTCTGGTTCATTGGTTCTCACCCAGGGTTTTCATCAGTCGAAACTGGTAATTACAGCACTCGACGACATTACAATTGCTGATTTTGAAGTAAAGATTTATCCCAACCCAACTTCCGATTTTGTTGTTGTACATTTTGATGAATACAATTTGAATGCTCATATTCAACTTTTTGATCTTGCCGGGAAAAAGCTAAAAGAAAGTGTTACCAATAATACTGAGACCCAAATAAATATGACAGAATATCCGGGAGGCACTTATCTCTTAAAGCTTTTTGATGACAACTTCCATCCTGTTCAGACATTTAAAATTATAAAGCGATAG
- a CDS encoding uracil-DNA glycosylase: MEVKIEEGWKKQLNEEFEKDYFTELSAFVRNEYKTQRIYPPGKLIFNAFDQCPFEKLKVVIIGQDPYHGPGQAHGLCFSVNDGIRFPPSLRNIFKELNSDVGKPIPETGDLTDWARQGVLLLNATLTVRAHQAASHQKKGWEQFTDAVIEKINAEKENVVFLLWGNYAISKSKFIDQDKHFVLTSVHPSPLSASRGFFGNKHFSRTNEFLVSKGLEPINW, from the coding sequence ATGGAGGTTAAAATTGAAGAAGGCTGGAAAAAGCAGCTAAACGAAGAGTTTGAAAAAGATTATTTTACGGAGTTGAGTGCGTTTGTTCGAAACGAATATAAAACACAACGGATTTATCCTCCGGGCAAACTTATTTTTAATGCTTTTGACCAATGTCCTTTCGAGAAACTAAAGGTTGTCATCATTGGCCAGGATCCGTATCATGGCCCGGGGCAGGCGCACGGTCTTTGTTTTTCGGTGAACGACGGCATTCGTTTTCCTCCAAGTTTACGTAATATTTTTAAAGAACTGAATAGCGATGTAGGTAAACCAATTCCCGAAACGGGCGATTTAACCGATTGGGCCCGTCAGGGAGTTTTGTTGTTAAATGCCACCTTAACGGTTCGTGCACACCAGGCAGCCTCGCACCAAAAAAAGGGTTGGGAACAATTTACCGATGCAGTAATTGAAAAGATAAATGCTGAGAAAGAAAATGTGGTTTTCCTGCTGTGGGGAAATTATGCCATTAGCAAAAGTAAGTTTATCGATCAGGATAAACACTTTGTGTTAACATCGGTGCATCCGTCACCACTTTCGGCTAGCCGAGGTTTTTTTGGCAACAAACATTTTAGTCGTACCAACGAATTTTTAGTCTCAAAAGGACTTGAACCAATTAACTGGTGA
- a CDS encoding TlpA disulfide reductase family protein, which translates to MTYRVLFFLVAILLVLGGCKKEEGFTIRGKITHAEDQTIVLEELHTTSLKKIAETKINKKGEFELSAMTGIPTFYLLKLSDQNFITLLVDSAETVTIEADAANFYREYNVDGSPGSAQVKMLDTKLKDTRHKLDSLQSLDNLYAGNPEYDNVRPLWEEEYDKIVEEQVEFSTNFVRENPFSMASVLALYQKFSNEDESYIVSDLQAMKTAASALNSIYPKSEQVQALYNNTLQFVRQQQSAEMRKFIQEQGDNSPEIVLPDPEGNDVALSSLRGKVILLQFWAAVDRGSRIQNPVLVEAYNKYKRKGFEIYQVSVDVNRAEWVDAIDQDKLSWINVGDMEGSKLAAAVYNVQSVPYNYLLDEEGKIVAKNLKGPALNKALSQLLD; encoded by the coding sequence ATGACGTATAGAGTTTTATTTTTTTTAGTAGCTATCCTGCTTGTATTAGGGGGATGTAAAAAAGAAGAGGGGTTTACAATTCGTGGTAAAATTACACACGCCGAAGACCAAACCATTGTTTTGGAAGAATTGCACACTACTTCGCTAAAAAAGATAGCAGAAACAAAAATTAATAAAAAAGGGGAGTTCGAGCTTTCGGCAATGACCGGAATTCCTACATTTTACCTGTTGAAACTCTCAGATCAGAATTTTATAACGCTGCTGGTTGATTCGGCAGAAACTGTAACGATTGAAGCTGATGCCGCCAATTTTTATCGCGAGTATAATGTTGACGGGTCGCCGGGTTCGGCGCAGGTAAAAATGTTGGATACAAAACTAAAAGATACCCGACATAAACTCGACTCGTTACAATCGTTAGATAATTTGTACGCCGGTAATCCTGAATATGATAATGTGCGGCCTCTTTGGGAGGAAGAATACGATAAAATTGTAGAGGAGCAAGTAGAGTTTTCTACAAATTTTGTGCGCGAAAATCCTTTCTCAATGGCTAGCGTATTGGCGTTGTATCAAAAATTTAGTAACGAGGACGAATCATACATTGTTAGCGATTTGCAAGCCATGAAAACAGCTGCCTCGGCATTAAATTCAATCTATCCAAAATCAGAACAAGTACAGGCACTTTATAACAATACACTGCAATTTGTTCGTCAGCAACAGTCGGCAGAAATGAGGAAATTTATTCAGGAGCAAGGCGATAACAGCCCTGAAATTGTTTTGCCCGATCCTGAAGGAAATGATGTAGCATTATCGTCGTTACGCGGCAAAGTCATTTTGTTACAGTTTTGGGCTGCTGTCGATCGTGGATCGCGCATTCAAAACCCGGTTTTAGTTGAGGCATACAACAAATACAAACGCAAAGGTTTCGAGATTTACCAGGTGAGTGTTGATGTTAACCGTGCCGAATGGGTTGATGCTATTGACCAGGACAAATTAAGCTGGATTAATGTTGGCGACATGGAAGGAAGCAAACTGGCAGCAGCTGTTTACAATGTGCAAAGTGTTCCTTATAACTATTTGCTTGACGAAGAAGGCAAAATTGTTGCCAAAAACCTGAAAGGGCCGGCTTTAAATAAAGCTTTGTCTCAACTTCTCGATTAG
- a CDS encoding dihydroorotase: MKTLIKDATIVNEGLKFKGSVLIDGEKIEKVFPHVVPADFDLNETEVIDATGLLLIPGVIDDQVHFREPGLTHKGEIATESKAAAAGGVTTYMEMPNTKPQAVTQEELQKKFDRAAEVSAVNYSFYMGATNDNLQEVLKTDPTKVCGIKVFMGSSTGNMLVDDDKTLSEIFKNAPTLVATHCEDEATIKANTEIARQRYGENVPISRHCHIRSAEACYKSSSKAVELASKFDTRLHVLHLSSAKEMSLFAPGKVGDKKITAEVCVHHLWFDERDYIDYGTRIKWNPAVKCEKDKVALWEALLADKIDVIATDHAPHTLEEKNNSYFKAPSGGPLVQHSLVAMLELSKKGFITIEKVIQKMCHAPADLFRINNRGYIREGYFADLVLVDPNKNWIVAPENILYKCGWAPFERTEFSNQVVSTFVNGLKVYHNNQILHPNYGQAITFNP, from the coding sequence ATGAAAACGCTGATAAAAGATGCAACGATTGTAAATGAGGGACTAAAATTTAAAGGAAGTGTTTTAATTGATGGTGAAAAAATTGAGAAGGTCTTTCCGCACGTTGTCCCCGCTGATTTTGATTTAAACGAAACGGAAGTAATTGATGCTACAGGTTTGCTTTTAATCCCCGGAGTAATCGACGACCAGGTACATTTTCGCGAGCCGGGATTAACACACAAAGGTGAAATTGCTACCGAAAGTAAAGCCGCTGCTGCCGGTGGCGTTACCACCTACATGGAAATGCCCAACACCAAGCCACAAGCCGTTACACAGGAAGAATTGCAGAAAAAATTTGACCGCGCCGCAGAAGTTTCGGCTGTAAACTACTCGTTTTACATGGGCGCCACCAACGATAATTTGCAGGAGGTGCTAAAAACCGATCCAACAAAGGTGTGTGGCATAAAAGTTTTTATGGGCTCTTCAACCGGAAATATGTTGGTTGACGACGACAAGACTTTATCTGAAATATTTAAAAATGCGCCAACTTTGGTTGCCACACACTGCGAAGACGAAGCTACAATAAAAGCAAACACCGAAATTGCACGCCAGCGTTATGGCGAAAATGTGCCAATTTCGCGCCACTGCCACATTCGCAGTGCCGAAGCGTGTTATAAATCATCGTCGAAAGCTGTTGAATTGGCCTCGAAATTTGATACGCGACTACATGTTCTGCACCTTTCGTCGGCAAAAGAGATGAGTCTCTTCGCGCCCGGAAAAGTAGGTGACAAAAAAATTACAGCCGAAGTTTGTGTGCATCACCTGTGGTTCGACGAGCGCGACTATATTGATTACGGAACACGCATAAAATGGAATCCGGCAGTAAAATGCGAGAAAGATAAAGTGGCACTTTGGGAAGCCTTGCTGGCCGATAAAATTGATGTGATTGCCACCGACCATGCACCTCATACTTTGGAGGAAAAGAATAACTCGTATTTTAAAGCACCATCGGGCGGGCCGTTGGTACAGCACTCGCTGGTTGCTATGCTAGAGTTGAGTAAAAAAGGATTTATTACCATAGAAAAAGTGATTCAGAAAATGTGCCATGCACCGGCCGATCTTTTCAGAATTAACAATCGTGGATACATACGCGAAGGCTATTTTGCCGACCTCGTTTTGGTCGATCCGAATAAAAACTGGATTGTGGCTCCGGAAAATATTTTATACAAGTGTGGCTGGGCTCCGTTCGAACGAACTGAGTTTTCGAACCAGGTTGTAAGCACTTTTGTGAATGGATTAAAAGTGTACCACAACAACCAAATCCTTCATCCAAATTACGGACAGGCAATTACATTTAATCCCTGA
- a CDS encoding sigma 54-interacting transcriptional regulator: MEIKCRKGGEECYGLSEMTLLFDISQRLIQSKQFKNDLNTIVKMVAEYLGAERCFLNILNRENEHIYMEAAYGVNNSQQARAKYKLGEGITGKVVQMARPVVVEKISKSSLFLNRTNQELYKDGKELTFVCVPVIDEGKVTGTLSFARVYNPYISFDEDTRLLSIIGSMVVRAALHRQERLEELESLKQKNLELESRISGQKHMNMIGNSGKMRDVFSLVQMVGKTNSTVLIRGESGVGKELVADAIHEASTRNGKTFIKVNCSALPESLIESELFGHEKGAFTGADSQRKGRFELANGGTIFLDEIGDIPLSTQVKLLRMIQQREFERVGGTQTIKSDVRIICATNRKLEEMIENEEFREDLYYRINVFPIYIPSLRERRDDIPQLVDHFIGKFNKENQTKIKRITTSALDMLMVYKWPGNIRELENCIERACILSTDNVIHSYNLPPSLQTAGSSNTSSKGGMMYTVEQVEKQLIRDALTSTKGNITKAAEELKITERMLGTRLKKYEIDAWRYKV, translated from the coding sequence ATGGAAATTAAATGCAGAAAAGGTGGGGAGGAATGTTATGGTCTGAGTGAGATGACTTTACTTTTCGATATAAGTCAGCGTCTGATTCAGAGCAAGCAATTCAAAAATGATTTGAATACCATTGTAAAAATGGTGGCAGAATACCTTGGTGCCGAACGCTGCTTTTTAAACATTTTGAACCGCGAGAACGAACATATTTATATGGAGGCGGCTTATGGCGTTAATAATAGTCAGCAGGCACGGGCCAAATATAAACTCGGAGAAGGAATTACCGGCAAAGTGGTTCAAATGGCACGTCCGGTGGTGGTCGAAAAAATATCAAAATCGTCATTGTTTCTTAACCGGACAAACCAGGAATTGTATAAAGATGGCAAAGAGCTCACTTTTGTTTGTGTGCCTGTAATAGATGAGGGAAAAGTTACCGGCACATTGAGTTTTGCGCGCGTATACAATCCATATATAAGTTTTGATGAAGATACCCGACTGCTTTCGATTATTGGTTCGATGGTGGTTCGGGCAGCCTTACATCGCCAGGAAAGGCTGGAAGAACTGGAGTCGCTGAAACAAAAAAATCTGGAGCTGGAAAGCCGAATATCGGGGCAAAAACACATGAACATGATCGGTAACTCGGGGAAAATGCGCGATGTGTTTTCGCTGGTTCAAATGGTTGGAAAAACCAACTCTACCGTACTTATTCGTGGAGAAAGTGGTGTAGGAAAAGAACTGGTAGCCGATGCCATTCATGAAGCCAGCACCCGTAATGGAAAAACGTTTATAAAAGTAAACTGCTCGGCATTGCCCGAATCGTTAATCGAAAGCGAGTTGTTTGGGCACGAGAAAGGAGCTTTTACCGGCGCCGATTCACAACGCAAAGGTCGTTTTGAACTGGCCAACGGAGGCACTATTTTTCTTGATGAGATTGGCGATATTCCGTTGTCGACACAGGTGAAATTGTTGCGGATGATTCAGCAGCGCGAGTTTGAGCGGGTAGGAGGTACACAAACCATAAAATCGGACGTACGGATTATCTGTGCTACCAACCGAAAGTTGGAAGAGATGATAGAAAACGAAGAGTTTCGCGAGGATTTGTATTACCGGATTAATGTTTTCCCAATTTACATTCCATCGTTGCGCGAGCGCCGAGATGATATTCCGCAATTGGTGGATCATTTTATTGGCAAATTCAATAAAGAAAACCAAACAAAAATTAAACGAATTACTACATCGGCACTCGATATGTTGATGGTGTACAAGTGGCCGGGAAACATTCGCGAGTTGGAAAACTGCATCGAGCGGGCGTGTATTTTAAGCACCGACAATGTAATTCACAGTTACAATTTACCACCGTCGTTACAAACGGCCGGTTCGTCAAATACCAGCTCAAAAGGCGGAATGATGTACACCGTTGAACAGGTGGAAAAACAGTTGATTCGCGATGCGTTAACATCAACAAAAGGGAATATTACCAAAGCTGCCGAAGAGCTAAAAATAACCGAACGAATGCTGGGCACACGCCTGAAAAAGTACGAAATTGATGCATGGCGGTACAAAGTTTAA